The Triticum dicoccoides isolate Atlit2015 ecotype Zavitan chromosome 6A, WEW_v2.0, whole genome shotgun sequence genome has a window encoding:
- the LOC119314442 gene encoding D-lactate dehydrogenase [cytochrome], mitochondrial-like, producing MAATLFRLSRPRRALLPFSALRVPLSTQPLPQPRDPSSPNSSGGLPAFLSFLAAAAAGGTTASVALCDAGPDHRVGGKDSTELVVRGERKRVPQEFMQELASFLGDNLTVDYEERSFHGKPQSSFHKAVNVPDVVVFPKSQDEVRKIVMICNKYKVPIIPYGGATSIEGHTLAPHGGVCIDMSSMKKIKSLHLEDMDVVVEPGVGWIELNEYLKPHGLFFPLDPGPRATIGGMCATRCSGSLAVRYGTMRDNVINLQVVLPDGDVVKTGSRARKSAAGYDLTRLIIGSEGTLGVITEVTLRLQKLPSHSVVAMCNFQTVKDAADVAIATMHSGIQVSRVELLDEVQIRAINMANGKILPEVPTLMFEFIGTEAYALEQTLLVQKIAAEHHGSDFVFVEEPNAKEELWKIRKEALWAGFAMEPDRQAMITDVCVPLSRLAECISVSKKLLDASPLTCLVIAHAGDGNFHTFILFDPSQEEERREAERLNHLMVHTALSMEGTCTGEHGVGTGKMKYLDKELGMESLRTMKRIKVALDPNNIMNPGKLIPPHVCI from the exons ATGGCCGCCACCCTCTTCCGCCTCTCCCGGCCCCGCCGCGCGCTCCTCCCGTTCTCCGCCCTCCGCGTCCCTCTCTCCACCCAGCCCCTCCCGCAACCCCGGGACCCGTCCTCCCCCAACTCCAGCGGCGGCCTTCCCGCCTTCCTCTCCTTCCTCGCCGCCGCAGCCGCAGGCGGAACCACCGCTTCCGTCGCTCTCTGCGATGCCGGCCCCGACCACCG GGTGGGTGGGAAAGACAGCACCGAGCTGGTGGTGCGTGGGGAGCGCAAGCGCGTGCCACAGGAGTTCATGCAAGAGCTCGCATCCTTCCTCGGG GACAACCTGACGGTGGATTACGAGGAGAGGAGCTTCCACGGGAAGCCGCAGAGCAGCTTCCACAAGGCGGTCAACGTGCCCGACGTCGTCGTCTTCCCAAA GTCCCAGGATGAGGTACGGAAGATTGTGATGATTTGTAACAAGTACaag GTGCCAATTATACCATATGGTGGGGCTACATCAATTGAGGGCCATACGTTGGCACCTCATGGTGGCGTTTGCATTGACATGTCTTCAATGAAG AAAATCAAATCCCTGCATCTTGAGGATATGGATGTTGTAGTTGAACCAGGAGTTGGATGGATTGAGCTGAATGAATACCTGAAACCCCATGGTCTCTTTTTCCCTCTTGACCCAG GACCTAGAGCCACTATTGGTGGAATGTGCGCTACACGATGTTCTGGTTCATTAGCCGTGAG GTATGGAACTATGCGGGACAATGTGATCAATCTTCAG GTTGTTCTACCAGATGGCGACGTTGTCAAGACCGGTTCTCGGGCTCGAAAGAGTGCAGCTGG ATATGACCTAACTCGGTTGATCATTGGAAGTGAAGGGACTTTAGGGGTAATTACAGAAGTGACTTTACGACTTCAAAAGCTCCCATCTCATTCCGTG GTTGCTATGTGCAATTTTCAAACTGTTAAGGATGCTGCTGATGTTGCTATTGCAACAATGCATTCTGGCATACAG GTCTCGAGAGTGGAATTGTTGGATGAGGTTCAGATAAGGGCAATAAacatggcaaatggtaaaatcttGCCTGAAGTGCCGACCTTGATGTTTGAATTCATAGGGACAG AAGCATATGCACTTGAACAAACGTTGTTGGTTCAAAAGATTGCTGCAGAGCACCATGGTTCTGATTTTGTTTTTGTGGAAGAGCCAAATGCTAAAGAGGAACTGTGGAAG ATCAGGAAGGAGGCACTTTGGGCTGGTTTTGCCATGGAACCTGATCGTCAAGCTATGATAACG GACGTTTGTGTCCCATTGTCTAGACTTGCAGAATGCATATCTGTGTCTAAGAAACTACTTGATGCGTCACCATTGACTTG TTTGGTTATCGCCCATGCCGGTGATGGAAATTTCCACACATTTATCCTATTTGATCCAAGCCAGGAGGAAGAGCGAAGGGAAGCAGAGAGACTAAACCATCTCATGGTTCATACTGCTCTGTCCATGGAAGGTACATGCACAGGAGAGCATGGTGTTGGCACGGGGAAAATGAAG TACCTAGATAAGGAGCTGGGGATGGAGTCACTGAGGACGATGAAAAGGATAAAGGTCGCGCTGGATCCCAACAACATCATGAATCCAGGAAAGCTCATCCCACCCCACGTCTGCATATGA